The DNA sequence CCAACGGATGGTTCCGCTTCGACGACGTCCGGGTGCCCCGGGAACACATGCTGGTCGAGCCGGACACCGCACACCAGGTGCGGATGACGCGGACGACCAGCCGACTGGTCACCCGGGGACGCCTGCACCACATGGGCGCGACATCGCTCGCGGCCGCAGGACTCTGCGCCGCCTGGAGCCGTGAGTTCGTGAACCGGCGGACGATCGACGGACGCCCGCTCGGCGAGCACCGCGAGATCCAGGCGCAGGTCGCGCAGACCCTCGCCGACACCTTCGCGATCGAGACGGTGTGCCAGTGGTGCCTGCTGCCGGAGGACCAGGGCGCGCCGCTCAACGTGCGCTTCGAGCAGAACATGGCCAAGAACGCGACCTCGCTCCTCGGCTGGCAGGTCGTCGACCGCACCATGGCGCTGCTGGGTGCCGAAGGATACGAGACCTCGGCGAGCAAGGCGCGGCGCGGGGCCCCCGCCCGGCCGCTGGAGCGGCTCATGCGGGACATCCGTCAGACCCGGGTGGCCGGAGGCGTGGACTTCCAGGTCGACAACTGGATAGCGCGCATGTCGATCCTGTCCTACTACTACCCCGAGCCCGCCCATGCCGACGAGCTGCTGTCACCGGCCGCCCTGGGCGACGTGGCGGATCCACGGCTCACCGGACGGAACGCCGGGCATCTGCGCTGGGTGGCCGATCAGGTCCACGCGTTCGGGAAGCGCTGCCTGACGCTCGCGCGGGCGCACCAGGACAAGGACGCCCTGCTGGCGGACGAGCCCACGCTCATCCGGCTCACCGGCGTCGCCCGGGAACTCATGGTCTGCGCCCTGGTCCTGGCCCGCGCGGCCACCTCGGCAGAGGCGGGTGATTCGTCGGCCCTGTCCCTTGCCGACATTCACTGCACCGAGGCACGGCACCGCGTCGCGGACCTGCTGCACCGCCTCGACACCCCGGATGCCGCCCCTCGAGCCCAGGTCGCCGCGGCGTGGCTGGCGGGACCGGCGACCGGCCACCCCAGTGCCGATGAGGCCACCGAGTCACCCGACGACCGGGACCGGAGCGACAGGAACAGGGAGCACACGACGTGACCACCCCTCAGCAAGTACCCCTGTCGGTCGGGCAGGAGGCCATGTGGCTGGCCTGGCGGCTCGATCCGCAGCAGTGGATCCACATCATTCCGACGCCGTACGCGGTCAGCGGCGACCTCGATACGACGCGACTGCGGTCCGCGGTCGAGGCGGTCGGGCACGCCTGTCCGCAGCTGCGCGGCCGCGTCGTGAAGACCGACAACGGCCCGTTACTGGACTGGTCGGACGCCCCGCCGATCCCGGTGTGCGAGCACGAGACGACGCTGGAGCGCGACGAGGCCGTGCGCCGGGTGTGGCAGCGGCCGTTCGACCTGTGGCAGGGACCTCTGGCACGCGTCGACGTGATCCGCGGCCGGGGCTGGACCGTGCTGCTCGTAGCGGTGCACCACATCGTCCACGACGGGGCGTCGGCACTGGTGACCATCGACGCGCTGGCGCGTGCGTATGCCGGGGACCGGCTGACGCCCGGCAGCGACGTCGCCGCCCAGAGGGCCTTCGCCGAACGGTCCCGCCGTCTCGCGGACTCCCCCGAGGGAGACGCGCACCGCGACTACTGGCGTGCGGCGCTCCAGCCTGCGGCTCGGCCCTTCGCCCTGCCCGCCACCGTCGACGAGCCGCAGTACGTCGCCCTCCACGGGCAGGTGCCGCCCGATCTCGCCGGTCCGCTGCGCGATCAGGCCCGTGCCCTCGGCGTGAGCTACACCAGTGTCCTCCTCGCGGCCTACTGCGCACTGCTGCGCCGGCGCAGCGGAGCCGACGAGGTCCTGGTGTTCGTCCCCTTCCACGGCCGGACCCTGGAGGCGGTGAAGGACACGGTCGGCTATTTCGTCAACACGCTGCCCGTCCGGGTCGACGTGGCCGCGTGCGACAGCTACGCCGACCTCGTCCTGCGGGTACGCAAGCGGGTCAAGGAGGCGACGGCCCACGGCGACCTGCCGCTGCCCGCCATTCTCCGCGCCGCCGGGGTGACCGGCCCCCAGGCGCAGGCCCGCACCCTGCAGACGGTGTTCCAGTTCTGGCACGCCGGGCTGCGTGATGGCGTCGACGTGCAGCACGTGGAACTGCGCACGGAGCGTGCCCACGCCCGGCTCGGCCTGCTCGGCATGGAGAGCAGCGCGGGTTTCCCGCTCGCCCTCATGGTGCGCGAGGACAGCGCCGGCACCCACCTGCTGTGGAAGGACCCCACCGGTGCCGTGGGGCCGACCCGGGTGAGCGCCATGGCGGCCGACTACCTGGAGGTGCTGCGCGCCATCGCCGCGGATCCGGGACGGTCCGTGATCGCGGTCGCCGCCGACGCGGTGGTGCCGCCCGCCATCGCTGCGCCGGTGCCCACCGCGCCGGTGCCCACCGCGCCGATGCCCACTACGCCGGTGTCCGCCGCGCCGGTGCCCGCCGCGCCGGCCCAGGAACCCGGCGAGCACGGTCCTCTGGACGACATGGTCGCCGTCTGGCGCGATGTGCTCGGTGTCGACGACATCACGCCCGCCGACTCCTTCTTCGAGCTCGGTGGCCACTCGCTCCTGGCCGAATCACTCGTCCTGGCCGTCTCCCAGCGCTTTGGCATCGACGTCTCGATCCGTACCCTCTTCGACCACCCCTACCTCGACGAGTTCACCGACCACGTCCTCCCCCCGACCGTGCCGTCCATGTCGTCCGTGCCGCCCGCGCAGCCCGTGAGCCGGGAGGCCCCGGCCTCCGGTGTCCAGTACGGCATGTGGCTGGCCGGACTCATGGCGCCGGGTGAAGCGCTCTACAACGTGCCGATGGCCTGGCGGGTCAGGGGCGGCGGCCTCGACGCCGACGCGCTGCGGCTCGCGCTCGCCGACGTGGTGGCCCGCCACGAGATCCTGCGCACCGCCTTCCGGCAGCGCGGGGACGAGTTGTGGCAAGTGGTGGGTGAGCCGTGGGAGCCTGAGCTGACCCGCGTCGACCTGGGCGGGGCCACGCCGGAGGAGCTCGACGACTGGCTGTATGCCCAATCCCACCGCGCGTTCCTGCCGGAGTCCGGACGCCTGCTGCGCGCCGCACTCCTGGACGCCGGGGGCGACCAGGTCTTCTTCCTCTGCCTGCACCACCTGGTGTGGGACGCGGCCTCCCTGGACGTCTTCCTGCGTGACCTCGACGCGGCCTACACCAGTCACCGCGAGAACGCGGAGAACGCGGAACCGGCCGCGCCGCCGGAGGCGCTGGACATGCCGGTGTGGCGGCCCGAGCTGCCCGGGACCGGCCTCGGCGAGGTCGCCGTCACCGTGCCCGACACCCCCGCCCTCGCGGCCGCCGCCCGGGACTCGGGCAGCACCGTCCGCGACGTGCTCCTCGCCTCCTGGGCCGCGCTGCTCGGCTGGTACACCGGTCGGCAGGACCTGGCCGTGGCCTCCGACGGCCACGTCGTCCGGCTGCGGCCCGCCGCGGCGGAGTCCTTCGCCGACCTGCTGCGCGACGTACGCGCCGGTACTCCGGACCCGGCCCCGGTGGCCGACGCGGCGTTCTCGTACGGCGACGCACCGGCCGTGCCCGGCCGTCCCTCCGTGCACCTGATGCTCCGCCCCGCCGACGGCCGCCACACCGGCCGGCTCGTGTTCGACACGCGCAGGTTCGACCGCGACCAGATGGCCGCCGCCGCGGAGCACTACGTTCGGATGGTCACTGCCCTCACCGAGGCCCCCGAACGCCCCTTGGCGGCCGCCGAACCGCTGACGGACGTCGAACGGCACACCCAGACCGTGGTGTGGAACGACACCGCCGCCCGGTACCCCGACACCCCGGTCACCGACCTGGTGCGGCAGCGCGCGGCGGCCCGCCCCGACGCGGTCGCCCTCACCGCCCACGGACACGACGTCACCTACGGCGAACTCCTCGACCGTGCCGAACAGCGGGCCCGCGGACTCGTGGCGGCCGGAGTCCGCCCGGGAGACCTGGTCGCGCTGCTGCTGCCGCGCGGAGCCGAGCAGGTCGTCTCCGTACTCGCCGTACTCCTTGCCGGGGCGGCCTACCTCCCGATCGACCCCGCGTATCCGGCCGGGCGCGTCCGACTGCTCCTCTCGGACGCCGAGGTCCAGTGGGCCCTGGTCCCCGAGGCCACCGACCGCCACGAAGGCCTGTCCGACTTCGCCGGTGCGGTCCTCGACACCGCCGTGACCGCGGCGGCGGACACGTACGGCCTGCCGGTGGTGCCCCTGGACGCCCCCGCCTACTGCATCTACACCTCGGGAACCACCGGCCTGCCCAAAGGAGTGGTGATCAGCCATCGCAACCTCGTGCGGCTGCTGCGCAACGACCGGTTCCCGTTCTCCTTCTCGGGCCTCGACGTGTGGACCATGTTCCACGCCTACACCTTCGACGTGTCGGTGTGGGAGATGTTCGCCTGTCTCTCCCACGGCGGACGACTGGTCGTCGTGACCGACGAGGAGGCGGACGACCCCTGGCTGTTCTGGGAGCTGCTGCGGCGCGAGGGCGTCACCGTGGTGTGCCAGACGCCCAGCGCCTTCTCCCGTCTGCTCACGCTCGAAGCGCCCTCCGGCGCCCTGAGCCGCCTCAGGCACGTCATCCTCGCCGGTGAGGCCCTGCGCCCCGCCGCCCTGCGGACATGGGTGGACCGATTCCCCCACGTGCGCCTGGTCAACATGTACGGTCCGACCGAGACCACGGTGTACGCCAGCGTGCACACCGTCGACGAGACGGACATCGAGACCGGCGCCAGCGTCATCGGCACCCCCTTGCCGACGACGACGCTGCTGGTGCTCGACCGGCACACCGGCTCCCGGCTGCTGCCGGTCGGAGCGGTGGGCGAGCTGTACATCGGCGGAGCGGGCCTGGCCGACGGCTATCTCAACCGGCCGGAGCTGACCGGGGAACGCTTCGTGAAGTCCCCTGTCGACGGCCGGACCCTGTACCGCAGCGGCGACCTCGTGCGGTACCGGCCGGACGGCGCCCTTGAGTACCTCGGCCGCGCGGACGACCAGGTGAAGGTGCGCGGCTTCCGCGTCGAGCCGGGCGAGGTCGAGGCGAACCTGCGCGCCCATCCCGCGGTCGCCGACGCGGTGGTGCTCGCCGACGAGGACCGGCTGGTCGCCACGGTGCGGCTGTCCGCCGATGTGTCCGCCGCCGAACTGCGCCGGCACACCGCCGAGCGGTTGCCCGCCCACCTCGTCCCGTCCGTCTTCCGGCGGGTCGACCACATTCCCCTGACCCCTCACGGAAAGCTCGACGTGCCGGCGCTGAGGACGACGGCCGTCCCGCTCGCCGAGGACTCCGTCCCGAAGGGAAGCGGCACAAGACCCGCGAGCCGTACCGAGAGGATCCTGGCGTCGCTCTGGTCCGAACTGCTCGACGTCGACGACGTGGACCCCGACGACTCCTTCTTCGCCCTCGGCGGCCACTCACTGCTCGCCTTCCGCCTGCTGGGACGCCTTGAACGTGTCCTCGGGGTGCGGCCCGGCATGCGGGAGCTGTTCGATCGTCCGCGCCTGAGCGATCTGGCCGCGTACCTCGACGTCCACGGTGCCGCCGCGGGCCCCGACACGCCCGCGCCCGCCCCGGCCTCCGGCCCCGGACAGCCCCTCTTCGCGTTCCAGGAGCGGCTGCTGCTCGCGGAGCTGTCCGAGGAACGACGCGCCCACAACGTCTTCCTGGCCTGGACGACGACCGGCCGGATCGACCCCGCCGTACTGGAACAGAGCCTGGCCGACCTGGTGGCCGGCCACGAGATCCTGCGTACGGCCTTCGTCGCCGACCCGGAGGGGATGTACCAGAGGACCGTCGCGCCCTGG is a window from the Streptomyces spectabilis genome containing:
- a CDS encoding non-ribosomal peptide synthetase; this encodes MTTPQQVPLSVGQEAMWLAWRLDPQQWIHIIPTPYAVSGDLDTTRLRSAVEAVGHACPQLRGRVVKTDNGPLLDWSDAPPIPVCEHETTLERDEAVRRVWQRPFDLWQGPLARVDVIRGRGWTVLLVAVHHIVHDGASALVTIDALARAYAGDRLTPGSDVAAQRAFAERSRRLADSPEGDAHRDYWRAALQPAARPFALPATVDEPQYVALHGQVPPDLAGPLRDQARALGVSYTSVLLAAYCALLRRRSGADEVLVFVPFHGRTLEAVKDTVGYFVNTLPVRVDVAACDSYADLVLRVRKRVKEATAHGDLPLPAILRAAGVTGPQAQARTLQTVFQFWHAGLRDGVDVQHVELRTERAHARLGLLGMESSAGFPLALMVREDSAGTHLLWKDPTGAVGPTRVSAMAADYLEVLRAIAADPGRSVIAVAADAVVPPAIAAPVPTAPVPTAPMPTTPVSAAPVPAAPAQEPGEHGPLDDMVAVWRDVLGVDDITPADSFFELGGHSLLAESLVLAVSQRFGIDVSIRTLFDHPYLDEFTDHVLPPTVPSMSSVPPAQPVSREAPASGVQYGMWLAGLMAPGEALYNVPMAWRVRGGGLDADALRLALADVVARHEILRTAFRQRGDELWQVVGEPWEPELTRVDLGGATPEELDDWLYAQSHRAFLPESGRLLRAALLDAGGDQVFFLCLHHLVWDAASLDVFLRDLDAAYTSHRENAENAEPAAPPEALDMPVWRPELPGTGLGEVAVTVPDTPALAAAARDSGSTVRDVLLASWAALLGWYTGRQDLAVASDGHVVRLRPAAAESFADLLRDVRAGTPDPAPVADAAFSYGDAPAVPGRPSVHLMLRPADGRHTGRLVFDTRRFDRDQMAAAAEHYVRMVTALTEAPERPLAAAEPLTDVERHTQTVVWNDTAARYPDTPVTDLVRQRAAARPDAVALTAHGHDVTYGELLDRAEQRARGLVAAGVRPGDLVALLLPRGAEQVVSVLAVLLAGAAYLPIDPAYPAGRVRLLLSDAEVQWALVPEATDRHEGLSDFAGAVLDTAVTAAADTYGLPVVPLDAPAYCIYTSGTTGLPKGVVISHRNLVRLLRNDRFPFSFSGLDVWTMFHAYTFDVSVWEMFACLSHGGRLVVVTDEEADDPWLFWELLRREGVTVVCQTPSAFSRLLTLEAPSGALSRLRHVILAGEALRPAALRTWVDRFPHVRLVNMYGPTETTVYASVHTVDETDIETGASVIGTPLPTTTLLVLDRHTGSRLLPVGAVGELYIGGAGLADGYLNRPELTGERFVKSPVDGRTLYRSGDLVRYRPDGALEYLGRADDQVKVRGFRVEPGEVEANLRAHPAVADAVVLADEDRLVATVRLSADVSAAELRRHTAERLPAHLVPSVFRRVDHIPLTPHGKLDVPALRTTAVPLAEDSVPKGSGTRPASRTERILASLWSELLDVDDVDPDDSFFALGGHSLLAFRLLGRLERVLGVRPGMRELFDRPRLSDLAAYLDVHGAAAGPDTPAPAPASGPGQPLFAFQERLLLAELSEERRAHNVFLAWTTTGRIDPAVLEQSLADLVAGHEILRTAFVADPEGMYQRTVAPWRPELQRLDLSTAPDADAALTAWLGQAAGRRFDLTRGEPLRAALADLGARGHALLLCLHHLVIDDGAIPVLLSELQRYYLAARDGRPAPPPARQYREAAPHGPRRTTGGAAGLAHWRSRLSDAPAHLDLPPQPGRAPDGVVRVDLPEAVTRRLKRIRETHGASWFMLFGAALGTALHRWTGQAALTLAVPVTDRARTGAQDVLGPLLNTVVLRSDLTPGTTPAAYLARFRAELLDAMEHMDVPFDEVVRDLAPSRLPGRTPYADVLLNLNLRDDRTALLGDATLKPFIAESVWAGGTAFPLTLTVAEQEGGVTALLAYQGAHVAGEGATELGRGIVRALTELADAPDDAPDAVPHAAAGAALPQYADVTTADAQVRSGPDHQASLDYWERQLAGAPYRLELPGPDEPELNGAVDVPLPAGLTAALRPLRAEYGLSSYMIATAATMLALHLWTGRSDLVLTSETSTRGAECTDVIGPLLNTVVFRHSQGRDDTVLDVLRAVRSTVVDALAHSGVPFTDVVARLAPPRRPGRTPWGDVALAFEVRPEQQRTLGGCPLAPVDMSREDADYIGKTALTISFVQCGDRLSARVAHRGDQVSRERAKRLAAVLGRLLTDLPALLDRPVSALPHIGAEPGGRSA